The following DNA comes from Enterocloster bolteae.
TACTGGCAGTGGCTGCATAGGGAATATCATGGGCCATGGCAATACCCACAAGGTCTTTTCTGACTGTGCGCTTGCCCGCGGGTGTAGTTGTGGTGCTGGCAAACATGGGAGTGGAACTGCTGCCCTGGATTCCTGTGTTCATATACGCCTCATTGTCATAGCAGATGTAGAGGATTTTATCCCTGCGTTCCATAGCACCTGACAGAGCCTGGATTCCTATATCCACAGTGGCGCCATCCCCGGCAAACCCGATTACCGTGGTATGGTCATTACCCTGGGCAAGAAGTGATGCCTTAACCCCTGCTGCCGTGGAGGCCACATTTTCAAGGTTGCACTGATAACCAGCCACCTTTACAGATGTCTCAATGCCGCACCCGGAAAAAAGAGCCGCGCATCCGGGCGGAATGATCAATATGATATCATCCCCCACAACTGAGAGAACATTCCGCATCACTATCTCCAGGCCGCATCCCGCACACGTGCTGATACCGTGGGAGACAGCCCCCTTTGATTCATGTTCCAGTTTATACATGCTGCACCTCCCTTAACTGCATGGCATCATCCCTCACATCTATCCACTGTGTGTATGTACCGGTACTGCCTTTGCTTATATCTATCATTTGACTGTATAGCCTGTGCAGTGTCATGTCTGAGACATCCCGTCCCCCCAGTCCCCCAATGAAGCTGACAATC
Coding sequences within:
- a CDS encoding thiamine pyrophosphate-dependent enzyme, which encodes MYKLEHESKGAVSHGISTCAGCGLEIVMRNVLSVVGDDIILIIPPGCAALFSGCGIETSVKVAGYQCNLENVASTAAGVKASLLAQGNDHTTVIGFAGDGATVDIGIQALSGAMERRDKILYICYDNEAYMNTGIQGSSSTPMFASTTTTPAGKRTVRKDLVGIAMAHDIPYAATASISNLTDLRRKVQKAKDTQGPSLVHVHAPCPTGWRYASSKTVEVARKAVQTGCWALYEYEDGRTTVNYRPKELKPIEEYISLQGRFKNMTEDEKALMSANTENHFRRLIKRLDDMNA